From Brevibacterium ihuae, the proteins below share one genomic window:
- a CDS encoding DUF3107 domain-containing protein has protein sequence MEIRIGVQHAPRELVIESTATAEEITEQVSSALSGSGVLGLTDSKGRQILVPAAALAYVEIGEEQQRRVGFGIG, from the coding sequence ATGGAGATCAGGATCGGCGTGCAGCACGCACCCCGCGAACTCGTCATCGAGAGCACCGCGACCGCGGAGGAGATCACCGAGCAGGTGAGCTCCGCCCTGTCCGGCTCCGGCGTGCTCGGACTCACCGACTCCAAGGGCCGGCAGATCCTCGTGCCGGCCGCCGCGCTCGCCTATGTCGAGATCGGCGAGGAGCAGCAGCGACGGGTCGGATTCGGGATCGGCTGA
- a CDS encoding UrvD/REP family ATP-dependent DNA helicase, whose product MGISPEDIARDLVEGTAVTVVGAPGTGKTALLTAVHRHLAGLPATGPDDTLVLTPTRDHASDLRDRIAPDPGQVRTAPAARSIHSLAFGIVAAQAAVRDGAGTRFVSGADQDALLAALLDGYEQGRATPPDWPARMTAEVRRTAGFRDELREVLNRVMERGCAPADVLAVARAAGRQEWTAVAQVLQDYEDQLAVPVFGGVDTAAVLAEAAAVLREEREAGTVAGRRWSFAGEIVPRYLLVDAAQDLPDAAVAVLSGLRDLGTGIAVAVSPDTGTQGFRGGSGSVVAAATAHGAPVIAGPAGHRTLVLDAAAGHVRGAGAIAAVSQDFARRISMDLAHGHVPRTAAGAPDGDSRVRVARSNSAAERSRTVAALLRTWFHDAGTDWSDIAVIGRTSGTAAALRQELGHLGIPVGAVELPLRTDPATAPLLRALTVDLGDPEALGDLMRELLTGPYFGVDAVALRGLEREAAVLLSRSAVDTPDDDGAARPARPGSVLVRALLDLPPAGLPEPLSTLAAVLDTAADVAEADAHTAVWRLWRSTGVARAWRARALHSPGDPINDRLDAVLRLISLAEKLGEDLAGRGSLRARSFAALVIDQEFAQDSLAARRTRTAVRVDSPAALAHRSFSRVVVVDVDEGQWPDPRVRGSMFATEALLLGLTGGEPDPDAGAEYARRRRATIIDEGRLFLSAITRAADDLVVMALDDGDTSPSAFFDTVAAHPAVEELAPPAVVPDDRNDAGPDSGAASELLPVSARQAAARARSRFVAAADGGSDTREWADLLLALAAHGVAEANPDNWTAWQEVTTSTPLLGPEDEARISPSAAEEFTACALRWFLTRHGGRTASSRAQSLGTLIHAIAESHPRGGFADMIEDFDAGFAEIEFEAAWERDREYATGRRMVENLDRYLRESFERRPDLEVAVEVGVDAAAPDGALGAPWRITGRIDRLEIIPGRAGAPDGVRPVDFKTGKTPVSRADGITHPQLGVYQLALRAGGAERADGTRITGEPAGAELVYLRNASPTQREQPALDESADPAWAQTLVAGIAEGMRSDRFVATPAPDICRSCPVRSSCPAFAGAPESGAESA is encoded by the coding sequence ATGGGAATCAGTCCGGAGGACATCGCACGCGACCTCGTCGAAGGCACCGCAGTGACCGTCGTCGGAGCGCCGGGAACCGGGAAGACCGCGCTCCTCACGGCGGTGCACCGCCACCTCGCGGGGCTGCCGGCCACCGGGCCGGACGACACGCTCGTGCTCACCCCCACCCGGGACCATGCCTCGGACCTGCGCGACCGGATCGCGCCCGACCCCGGGCAGGTGCGGACGGCTCCGGCCGCACGGAGCATCCACTCCCTCGCCTTCGGCATCGTCGCGGCCCAGGCCGCAGTGCGCGACGGCGCCGGCACGAGGTTCGTGTCCGGGGCGGACCAGGACGCACTGCTCGCCGCGCTCCTCGACGGCTACGAGCAGGGCCGTGCGACGCCGCCGGATTGGCCCGCCCGCATGACCGCCGAGGTGCGGCGCACCGCCGGTTTCCGCGACGAGCTCCGCGAGGTGCTCAACCGGGTGATGGAGCGCGGCTGCGCTCCGGCCGACGTGCTGGCGGTCGCGCGGGCCGCTGGACGCCAGGAGTGGACCGCCGTCGCCCAGGTCCTGCAGGACTACGAGGACCAGCTCGCCGTACCGGTGTTCGGCGGCGTCGACACCGCGGCCGTCCTCGCCGAGGCCGCCGCCGTGCTGCGCGAGGAGCGCGAGGCCGGCACCGTCGCCGGGCGGCGCTGGAGCTTCGCGGGGGAGATCGTCCCGCGCTACCTCCTCGTCGACGCCGCGCAGGACCTGCCCGACGCCGCGGTCGCCGTCCTCAGCGGACTGCGCGACCTCGGCACAGGGATCGCCGTCGCCGTGTCCCCGGACACCGGCACCCAGGGCTTCCGGGGCGGTTCGGGCTCCGTCGTCGCCGCGGCCACAGCCCACGGCGCTCCGGTGATCGCCGGACCCGCGGGCCACCGCACCCTCGTCCTCGACGCAGCGGCCGGGCACGTGCGGGGTGCCGGCGCGATCGCCGCGGTGTCCCAGGACTTCGCGCGGCGGATCTCCATGGACCTCGCGCACGGCCACGTCCCGCGCACGGCCGCAGGCGCACCGGACGGGGACTCGCGCGTGCGGGTGGCGCGGTCGAACTCGGCCGCGGAGCGGTCGCGCACCGTGGCCGCGCTGCTGCGCACGTGGTTCCACGATGCGGGGACGGACTGGTCCGACATCGCCGTCATCGGCCGCACCTCGGGGACCGCGGCCGCGCTCCGGCAGGAGCTCGGGCACCTCGGGATCCCGGTCGGCGCGGTCGAGCTCCCGCTGCGCACCGACCCGGCGACCGCTCCTCTGCTCCGGGCGCTCACCGTCGACCTCGGTGATCCGGAGGCCCTCGGCGATCTCATGCGGGAGCTCCTCACCGGGCCGTACTTCGGCGTCGACGCGGTCGCCCTGCGCGGACTCGAGCGGGAAGCCGCGGTCCTCCTCTCCCGCAGCGCGGTCGACACCCCGGACGACGACGGGGCCGCTCGCCCCGCCCGCCCCGGGTCCGTTCTCGTGCGCGCCCTGCTCGACCTGCCGCCGGCCGGGCTGCCCGAACCCCTGAGCACCCTCGCCGCGGTGCTCGACACCGCCGCGGACGTCGCGGAGGCGGACGCGCACACCGCGGTGTGGCGGCTCTGGCGGTCCACCGGGGTCGCACGGGCGTGGCGGGCGCGCGCGCTCCACAGCCCCGGCGATCCGATCAACGACCGCCTCGACGCCGTCCTGCGGCTGATCTCGCTGGCGGAGAAGTTGGGGGAGGACCTCGCGGGCCGGGGGTCGCTGCGGGCGCGATCCTTCGCCGCTCTCGTCATCGACCAGGAGTTCGCGCAGGATTCGCTCGCCGCCCGCCGCACGCGGACCGCGGTCCGGGTCGATTCGCCGGCGGCGCTGGCGCACCGGAGCTTCTCCCGAGTCGTCGTCGTCGACGTCGACGAGGGACAGTGGCCCGACCCGCGCGTGCGCGGCTCGATGTTCGCCACCGAGGCGCTGCTGCTCGGCCTCACCGGGGGAGAGCCGGACCCGGACGCGGGCGCGGAGTACGCCCGCCGGCGGCGCGCGACGATCATCGACGAGGGCCGGCTGTTCCTCAGCGCGATCACCCGCGCCGCCGACGACCTCGTCGTCATGGCCCTCGACGACGGCGACACGTCGCCGAGCGCGTTCTTCGACACCGTGGCCGCCCATCCCGCGGTCGAGGAGCTCGCTCCTCCCGCCGTCGTCCCGGACGACCGCAACGACGCCGGACCGGACAGCGGTGCCGCCTCGGAGCTCCTCCCGGTGAGCGCCCGCCAGGCCGCGGCCCGTGCGCGCAGCCGGTTCGTCGCCGCCGCGGACGGCGGCTCGGACACCCGCGAGTGGGCGGACCTGCTCCTCGCGCTCGCCGCGCACGGAGTGGCGGAGGCGAACCCGGACAACTGGACGGCCTGGCAGGAGGTGACGACGTCGACCCCGCTGCTCGGACCGGAGGACGAGGCCCGGATCTCCCCGTCCGCCGCAGAGGAATTCACCGCGTGCGCCCTGCGCTGGTTCCTCACCCGGCACGGCGGCCGGACCGCGAGCTCGCGCGCGCAGAGCCTCGGCACCCTCATCCATGCGATCGCCGAATCCCATCCCCGCGGCGGCTTCGCGGACATGATCGAGGACTTCGACGCGGGGTTCGCCGAGATCGAGTTCGAGGCCGCCTGGGAGCGCGACCGCGAGTACGCGACCGGCCGCCGGATGGTGGAGAACCTCGATCGGTACCTGCGGGAGTCGTTCGAGCGCCGCCCGGATCTCGAGGTCGCCGTCGAGGTGGGCGTCGACGCGGCCGCTCCGGACGGAGCCCTCGGGGCGCCGTGGCGGATCACCGGCCGGATCGACCGCCTCGAGATCATCCCCGGGCGTGCGGGCGCCCCGGACGGAGTGCGCCCGGTCGACTTCAAGACCGGGAAGACCCCCGTGTCCCGCGCCGACGGCATCACCCATCCGCAGCTCGGGGTCTACCAGCTCGCGCTGCGCGCCGGGGGCGCCGAACGCGCCGACGGCACCCGGATCACCGGCGAGCCCGCCGGGGCGGAGCTCGTCTACCTGCGCAACGCATCACCGACCCAGCGTGAGCAGCCGGCGCTCGACGAGTCCGCGGATCCCGCCTGGGCCCAGACCCTCGTCGCCGGCATCGCCGAGGGCATGCGCTCGGACCGCTTCGTCGCCACCCCCGCACCGGACATCTGCCGCTCCTGTCCGGTGAGATCGTCGTGCCCGGCCTTCGCCGGCGCCCCGGAATCAGGAGCCGAGAGCGCATGA
- a CDS encoding ATP-dependent helicase: MTPVAPHYTALRLADIIGVPPPTEEQQRIIEGPLDTAVVIAGAGSGKTTVIAQRVVYLVANGIVDAESILGLTFTRKAVGELNERIRKLLHRFREAEGVRRGATDLPGIDVPTVTTYNSFAAGIVADHGVRIGVEPESRLLDIADAMALAGTVVDAATDREIPPRIARSTVIDQILSLSSQINEHLQTPEAVIDHLDDCIDGFLVGEAFAALLASVRRKRIPREEKEQLIDEAAALAARAGLGEAPAGPRSLARAEDPARRELLDLLVGRDIAPDPLVPLVSKRRIAVLSRRYLDLKRADSAMEFSDQVAFAHRIMTEVPAVRDIERARWRVVMLDEYQDTSDSQFELLRTVFSGLPVMAVGDPRQSIYGWRGASARNIGEFPLHFRSPDGTPARALSLSTSWRNDVEVLAVANRLAAELPDADPADALTASPVAGPGRVDISATPGEPDAEYGSDQWAALAQWMTGIGEEEPAWTRAVLCRKRSQFAPVVHALTAAGIDVHIAGSTGMLDDPFVADAHSALQAIVDPGAGDHAMRLLSGTVCGLGASDIAALDRFTRRRSRRLRERLAPAGDGDRGTAAPEGGEAACPVAEIEDITLVEGIDDLLTTTAQAEARAVGLSAAALRRITRLAAALRSLRRSTTTIPGLVREVVRELDIDTEVEALPAAAAQVHRASLDAFVSLAIDYSAQHPEGTARTFLDWVAVLESKDALANPEGEQDPAAVTVMTIHSSKGLEFDAVAIPDCVEGDLPTGLRETKGWLASGALPYPLRGDRVKLPSFDIVARGGCSSKEFKEWLAVDVQPRLTEHHLTEERRLAYVAVTRARSRLWLGAALYTTRAAANEFSPFLREAMEVLGRDESELPEAADDGERTVAPIVGFPWPMIDTERRDRRHAHLERLRARRGEHPDLRTLAESAADPEVRSIAARVIALDEARTGDGEGFTLPARLSTSGIVAFLGDPTGFAASTSRPMPYAPNEAAGLGTAFHTWVENYYGQAALGDVDDESAGVALSGTARRRLGELTEIFMASEFARLEPAEIELPFELVLERSDGTAIHVPGKIDAVFRTPEGIRVVDWKTAQAPGEDTLGTMAVQLSVYALALSRMPEYAGIPVEAEFYFLGSDRVVRAPRLLDAEELLAALESGAHLLAEQDRESARISGPRGR; encoded by the coding sequence ATGACTCCCGTCGCACCGCACTACACCGCACTCCGGCTCGCCGACATCATCGGCGTGCCGCCGCCCACCGAGGAGCAGCAGCGGATCATCGAGGGTCCGCTCGACACGGCGGTGGTCATCGCCGGGGCGGGTTCGGGCAAGACCACGGTCATCGCTCAGCGCGTCGTGTACCTCGTCGCCAACGGGATCGTCGACGCGGAGTCGATCCTCGGCCTCACCTTCACCCGGAAGGCCGTGGGGGAGCTCAACGAGCGGATCCGGAAGCTGCTCCACCGCTTCCGCGAGGCCGAAGGCGTCCGGCGCGGCGCGACGGACCTGCCCGGGATCGACGTCCCCACCGTGACGACGTACAACTCCTTCGCCGCAGGGATCGTGGCCGACCACGGCGTGCGGATCGGTGTCGAACCGGAGTCCCGGCTGCTCGACATCGCCGACGCGATGGCGCTCGCCGGCACCGTGGTCGACGCCGCGACGGACCGGGAGATCCCGCCGAGGATCGCCCGCTCGACCGTCATCGATCAGATCCTGAGCCTCTCCTCGCAGATCAACGAGCACCTGCAGACCCCGGAAGCGGTCATCGACCACCTCGACGACTGCATCGACGGGTTCCTCGTCGGGGAGGCCTTCGCCGCGCTGCTCGCGTCCGTCCGGAGGAAGCGGATCCCCCGGGAGGAGAAGGAGCAGCTCATCGACGAGGCGGCGGCGCTCGCCGCCCGCGCCGGGCTCGGCGAGGCGCCGGCCGGTCCGCGGAGCCTGGCGAGGGCGGAGGACCCTGCTCGCCGCGAGCTCCTCGATCTGCTCGTCGGGCGCGACATCGCCCCGGACCCACTCGTCCCGCTCGTCAGCAAGCGGCGCATCGCGGTCCTGTCCCGTCGGTACCTCGATCTCAAGCGAGCCGACTCGGCCATGGAGTTCTCCGACCAGGTGGCGTTCGCCCACCGGATCATGACCGAGGTCCCTGCGGTCCGGGACATCGAGCGTGCACGCTGGAGGGTCGTCATGCTCGACGAGTACCAGGACACCTCGGACTCCCAGTTCGAGCTGCTCCGCACCGTCTTCTCCGGCCTGCCGGTCATGGCGGTGGGGGACCCCCGGCAGTCGATCTACGGCTGGCGCGGGGCGAGCGCCCGGAACATCGGCGAGTTCCCGCTCCACTTCCGCTCCCCGGACGGCACCCCGGCCCGTGCGCTCTCCCTGAGCACGAGCTGGCGCAACGACGTCGAGGTCCTCGCCGTGGCGAACCGCCTCGCCGCCGAGCTGCCGGACGCGGACCCGGCCGACGCGCTCACCGCGAGCCCCGTCGCCGGGCCCGGACGCGTCGACATCTCCGCCACCCCCGGTGAGCCCGATGCGGAGTACGGCTCTGATCAGTGGGCGGCGCTCGCGCAGTGGATGACGGGGATCGGCGAGGAGGAGCCCGCCTGGACGCGGGCGGTGCTGTGCCGCAAGCGCAGCCAGTTCGCCCCCGTCGTCCACGCGCTCACCGCCGCCGGGATCGACGTCCACATCGCCGGCTCCACCGGCATGCTCGACGACCCGTTCGTCGCCGACGCGCACAGTGCGCTGCAGGCGATCGTCGACCCCGGTGCCGGCGACCACGCCATGCGGCTGCTCAGCGGCACCGTCTGCGGCCTCGGGGCCTCGGACATCGCCGCGCTCGACCGGTTCACCCGCCGGCGCAGCCGTCGCCTGCGCGAGCGGCTCGCGCCTGCCGGTGACGGGGACCGCGGAACCGCTGCACCCGAAGGTGGGGAGGCCGCCTGCCCGGTGGCGGAGATCGAGGACATCACCCTCGTCGAGGGCATCGACGACCTGCTCACCACCACCGCGCAGGCGGAGGCGCGGGCCGTCGGGCTGTCCGCGGCCGCGCTGCGCAGGATCACCCGGCTCGCCGCCGCCCTGCGGTCCCTGCGGCGTTCGACGACGACGATCCCCGGGCTCGTCCGCGAGGTCGTCCGCGAGCTCGACATCGACACCGAGGTCGAAGCCCTGCCCGCCGCCGCGGCGCAGGTGCACCGCGCCTCGCTCGACGCCTTCGTCTCGCTCGCCATCGACTACTCCGCGCAGCATCCGGAGGGCACCGCGCGCACGTTCCTCGACTGGGTCGCCGTCCTCGAGTCGAAGGACGCGCTCGCGAACCCGGAGGGCGAACAGGACCCGGCGGCGGTCACGGTGATGACGATCCACTCCTCCAAGGGCCTCGAGTTCGATGCGGTGGCGATCCCCGACTGCGTGGAAGGGGATCTGCCGACCGGGCTGCGGGAGACGAAGGGGTGGCTGGCGTCCGGAGCGCTGCCGTACCCCCTGCGCGGCGACCGGGTGAAGCTGCCGTCCTTCGACATCGTGGCCCGCGGGGGCTGCTCATCCAAGGAGTTTAAGGAATGGCTCGCCGTGGACGTCCAGCCGCGGCTCACGGAGCACCATCTCACCGAGGAGCGCAGGCTCGCCTACGTCGCGGTGACCCGGGCGAGGTCCCGCCTGTGGCTCGGTGCCGCGCTCTACACGACCCGGGCCGCAGCCAATGAGTTCTCCCCGTTCCTGCGCGAGGCGATGGAGGTGCTCGGCCGCGATGAGAGCGAGCTGCCGGAGGCCGCGGACGACGGCGAGCGCACGGTCGCCCCGATCGTCGGCTTCCCGTGGCCGATGATCGACACCGAGCGCCGCGATCGCCGGCATGCCCATCTCGAGCGGCTGCGCGCGCGACGTGGGGAGCACCCCGACCTGCGGACCCTCGCGGAGTCCGCCGCGGATCCGGAGGTCCGGTCGATCGCCGCCCGGGTGATCGCGCTCGACGAGGCCCGCACCGGCGACGGCGAGGGTTTCACCCTCCCGGCACGCCTGTCGACGTCGGGGATCGTCGCGTTCCTCGGCGATCCGACGGGCTTCGCCGCGAGCACGAGCCGTCCGATGCCCTACGCCCCGAACGAGGCCGCCGGCCTGGGTACGGCCTTCCACACGTGGGTGGAGAACTACTACGGGCAGGCCGCGCTCGGCGACGTCGACGACGAATCGGCCGGGGTCGCGCTGTCCGGGACGGCCCGGCGGCGGCTGGGCGAGCTCACCGAGATCTTCATGGCCTCGGAGTTCGCCCGCCTCGAGCCCGCGGAGATCGAGCTCCCGTTCGAACTCGTCCTCGAGCGCTCCGACGGAACCGCCATCCACGTGCCCGGCAAGATCGACGCCGTGTTCCGCACCCCGGAGGGCATCCGCGTGGTCGACTGGAAGACCGCGCAGGCACCGGGGGAGGACACGCTCGGGACCATGGCGGTGCAGCTCTCCGTCTACGCTCTCGCGCTCTCCCGGATGCCGGAGTACGCCGGCATCCCCGTCGAGGCGGAGTTCTACTTCCTCGGCAGCGACCGGGTGGTGCGCGCCCCGCGGCTGCTCGATGCGGAGGAGCTGCTCGCCGCCCTCGAATCCGGTGCGCACCTCCTCGCCGAGCAGGACCGGGAGAGCGCTCGGATCAGCGGTCCTCGGGGTCGGTGA
- a CDS encoding TetR/AcrR family transcriptional regulator, which translates to MTKSQRMPQAQRRDQLVSVATEVFSRSGYRTASMDAVAIAAGVSKPVLYQHFDSKQSLYLAVIDAANAVFDTVLTEALHSSDDNEERVSAAISAYFDFVTDHRAEFLIIARADSYEPGALKRASTSSDRAATWIAELIQRESAATAAEARLLARAVTSMAEAAALELAESGEVEADAASQLIGGVLCNGIGSLPDPPEDGAADAS; encoded by the coding sequence ATGACGAAATCGCAGAGGATGCCGCAGGCGCAGCGCCGCGATCAGCTGGTCTCCGTCGCCACGGAGGTCTTCTCCCGGTCCGGCTACCGCACCGCTTCGATGGATGCGGTGGCGATCGCCGCGGGCGTGTCGAAGCCCGTGCTGTACCAGCACTTCGACTCGAAGCAGTCCCTCTACCTCGCGGTGATCGATGCCGCGAACGCCGTCTTCGACACCGTGCTCACCGAGGCGCTCCACTCGAGCGATGACAACGAGGAGCGCGTGAGCGCCGCGATCTCCGCGTACTTCGACTTCGTCACCGATCACCGCGCCGAGTTCCTCATCATCGCGCGGGCCGATTCCTACGAACCCGGTGCCCTCAAGCGCGCGAGCACCTCGTCCGATCGGGCCGCGACCTGGATCGCCGAGCTCATCCAGCGGGAGTCGGCCGCCACCGCGGCCGAGGCCCGGCTGCTCGCCCGGGCCGTCACGAGCATGGCCGAGGCCGCAGCTCTCGAGCTCGCCGAGAGCGGTGAGGTCGAGGCCGACGCCGCCTCCCAGCTCATCGGCGGCGTGCTGTGCAACGGCATCGGATCGCTGCCGGATCCGCCCGAGGACGGAGCCGCCGACGCGTCCTGA
- a CDS encoding phosphotransferase, with amino-acid sequence METLDLKIAAATAGIVDGFEPRSWLPLSDPRGRRVLVSDGDRTVVAALLSGTGVAEAEAEDYAAALLRGLLPHTAVAFPQVIGRRTVSADQYAGAGEEIRVSVPLPGTPVSTIAFADSPALVDALAGFLAELHSADPGEIADSGLPVLDSAEERQRLLDALDAGAATGHVPSSLLTRWESSLENVATWRFFPCPVHGGLSEDALRTDGDAIAAVTDLGALHIGDPAADLAAVTALLAPDAVEAFFRTYRRLRTASDPGLRSRTELRSELTALDWLLEAHRSGDPADLADATALVQSLAALTAGPAASRGPYGGDDTAGTRTAPDQDDSDLQDPLSSPDPADPHTPVTASASAQQDSRPGDGTAPASTGASSNTSAGTSSGDAARPAVRAADVFRPTAPLGGDIDEEAAASVPTERITDPEDR; translated from the coding sequence GTGGAGACTCTCGACCTCAAGATCGCTGCCGCCACCGCCGGGATCGTCGACGGATTCGAACCCCGGTCGTGGCTCCCGCTGTCGGATCCGCGCGGCCGGAGGGTGCTCGTCTCCGACGGGGACCGCACCGTCGTGGCGGCGCTGCTGTCCGGGACCGGAGTCGCCGAGGCGGAGGCCGAGGACTACGCGGCGGCGCTGCTCCGCGGTCTCCTGCCGCACACCGCGGTCGCCTTCCCCCAGGTGATCGGTCGCCGGACGGTGTCCGCCGACCAGTACGCGGGCGCCGGGGAGGAGATCCGGGTGAGCGTGCCGCTGCCCGGCACCCCCGTCTCCACCATCGCCTTCGCCGACTCCCCCGCCCTCGTCGACGCCCTCGCCGGATTCCTCGCCGAGCTCCACAGCGCCGATCCGGGCGAGATCGCCGACTCCGGCCTGCCGGTCCTCGACAGCGCCGAGGAGCGGCAGCGCCTCCTCGATGCGCTCGACGCCGGCGCCGCGACGGGACACGTCCCCTCCTCGCTCCTCACCCGCTGGGAGTCCTCCCTCGAGAACGTCGCCACCTGGCGGTTCTTCCCGTGTCCGGTCCACGGCGGGCTCTCGGAGGACGCCCTGCGCACCGACGGGGACGCGATCGCCGCGGTCACCGACCTCGGAGCGCTCCACATCGGCGACCCCGCCGCGGACCTCGCGGCCGTCACCGCACTGCTCGCTCCCGACGCCGTCGAAGCGTTCTTCCGCACGTACCGGCGACTGCGCACGGCCTCCGATCCGGGCCTGCGCAGCCGCACCGAGCTCCGGTCCGAGCTCACCGCTCTCGACTGGCTCCTCGAAGCCCACCGGAGCGGCGATCCCGCCGATCTCGCTGATGCCACCGCGCTCGTCCAGTCCCTCGCCGCGCTGACCGCCGGCCCGGCCGCTTCCCGCGGGCCGTACGGCGGGGACGACACCGCTGGTACCAGAACCGCGCCCGATCAGGACGACTCGGATCTTCAGGATCCCCTCTCGTCTCCGGACCCCGCGGACCCGCACACTCCGGTCACCGCGAGCGCGTCTGCGCAGCAGGACTCCCGGCCCGGCGACGGCACCGCACCCGCGAGCACGGGCGCGAGCTCGAACACCTCGGCCGGAACGTCCTCCGGTGACGCGGCCCGCCCTGCGGTCCGGGCCGCGGACGTGTTCCGACCGACGGCTCCGCTGGGCGGCGACATCGACGAGGAGGCCGCCGCCTCGGTGCCCACCGAGCGGATCACCGACCCCGAGGACCGCTGA
- the nudC gene encoding NAD(+) diphosphatase: MRPLPLLEPASLARSDVRRNHLSRGTDGDLSEVWARTGTRGVLAHRGYVLIASGRLFTVDAADAPATGTQVYLGTDAEGTDYIGIDLDDAGRSEVDSRLAADRDRDAEDLLDGPATGIHVSDPTWLDLRHVATELGDLDIGLACALVAVGNWHRTHTHSPRNGSPTVPMHGGWVRQDPHTGSEHFPRTDPAVIMAVVHTDDSGTERLLLGNNAQWPADRYSLLAGFVEPGETLEAAVIREVWEEAGVDCVRPAYVGSQPWPFPSSLMLGFTAEATSMDTRADGDEITRVRWFTREELAAEVAAKTVWVPGEVSIAGQILSAWLAGDS, from the coding sequence ATGAGACCACTCCCGCTCCTCGAACCGGCCAGCCTGGCGCGCAGCGACGTGCGCCGCAACCACCTGTCCCGCGGCACCGACGGGGATCTCTCGGAGGTGTGGGCCCGCACCGGCACCCGGGGTGTGCTCGCCCACCGGGGCTACGTCCTCATCGCCTCCGGCCGGCTGTTCACCGTCGATGCCGCGGACGCCCCCGCCACCGGCACCCAGGTGTACCTCGGCACCGACGCGGAGGGCACCGACTACATCGGCATCGACCTCGACGACGCCGGGCGTTCGGAGGTGGACTCCCGTCTCGCCGCTGATCGCGACCGCGATGCCGAGGACCTCCTCGACGGTCCGGCGACCGGCATCCACGTCTCCGATCCGACGTGGCTCGACCTGCGGCACGTCGCGACCGAGCTCGGCGATCTCGACATCGGTCTCGCGTGCGCCCTCGTGGCGGTCGGCAACTGGCACCGGACGCACACCCATTCGCCCCGCAACGGATCACCCACCGTGCCGATGCACGGCGGCTGGGTGAGGCAGGACCCGCACACCGGCAGCGAGCACTTCCCGCGCACCGACCCCGCCGTCATCATGGCCGTCGTCCACACCGACGACTCCGGCACCGAGCGCCTCCTGCTCGGGAACAACGCCCAGTGGCCCGCGGACCGCTATTCGCTCCTCGCCGGCTTCGTCGAGCCCGGGGAGACCCTCGAGGCCGCGGTCATCCGCGAGGTCTGGGAGGAGGCGGGGGTCGACTGCGTGCGTCCCGCGTACGTCGGCTCGCAGCCGTGGCCCTTCCCGTCCTCGCTCATGCTCGGCTTCACCGCGGAGGCGACCTCGATGGACACCCGGGCCGACGGCGACGAGATCACCCGGGTGCGCTGGTTCACCCGGGAGGAGCTCGCCGCGGAGGTCGCGGCGAAGACCGTGTGGGTGCCCGGTGAGGTGTCCATCGCCGGGCAGATCCTGTCCGCCTGGCTCGCCGGGGATTCATGA
- a CDS encoding ferritin-like fold-containing protein, which produces MSAAEPTADVRLTTLAILAFGELTAVERAAADAQSAPSVRDRVDLIGVAGVALGNYEALAARTEALGGDIAVLLEDVEPSFTALRERTRPRDWYESLMKGYVFDGINRDFYRAALVNLDGTSERVATSVLDDTRQSDHLRRRLAQAISEHPELSSRLALWGRRLVGEALVRGRQLIERFDLAVDDEAVGAISQRVMTNHSRRMAALDLVA; this is translated from the coding sequence ATGTCTGCTGCCGAGCCCACCGCCGATGTCCGGCTGACCACCCTGGCGATCCTCGCGTTCGGGGAGCTCACCGCGGTCGAGCGCGCCGCGGCGGACGCGCAGTCCGCACCGAGCGTCCGGGACCGGGTCGATCTCATCGGCGTCGCGGGTGTCGCCCTGGGCAACTACGAGGCGCTGGCCGCGCGCACGGAGGCGCTCGGCGGCGATATCGCGGTGCTCCTGGAGGACGTCGAGCCGTCGTTCACCGCACTGCGGGAACGCACCCGGCCGCGTGACTGGTACGAAAGCCTCATGAAGGGGTACGTCTTCGACGGGATCAACAGAGATTTCTATCGCGCGGCCCTGGTCAACCTCGATGGGACGAGCGAGCGGGTGGCCACTTCCGTACTCGATGATACACGGCAGTCCGATCACCTCCGCCGTCGGCTCGCGCAGGCGATCAGCGAGCACCCCGAGCTGTCCTCGCGGCTCGCGCTGTGGGGCAGGCGGCTCGTGGGCGAGGCGCTCGTGCGCGGCCGGCAGCTCATCGAGCGCTTCGACCTCGCGGTCGACGACGAGGCCGTGGGTGCGATCTCCCAGCGGGTGATGACGAACCACTCCCGCCGGATGGCCGCCCTCGACCTCGTCGCCTGA